aaacaggatttacgtccttcatgaaagttatagacatgtgtcttagggtcgcatacaatttcgaatcacccctacatcaattttttacaaaaatatatgccaaaaacaccaacagcaatccgtgtaagatttccaaaaacaaaatctgggcaatACCTCTtttacacttcatcaccctttttggagaatctaaaagcaaaactggatttgaaagtctaaatgaaggttatatacctatgaaatacctttccaaaacatattgaatcacctgaaacaaagctatacacaagaagttatatcaatattactaacaactgtcccctccaaaaacgggtttgttaactagtttttaatgttttccctctttgttttttcaacttcttctcaagttccaagctgaagaattaattttgtAGACAtcctaaaatacatatatacacctccacgtgctTAGAgaacatcatagataattaattcacggaagaaaagtgaagaacttaccttaattcttcttgaaccCTGGCTTCCGTAGTactctcttcctctcacgttttctctctatgtttagctgatgtttttggactccaaatgacttaagagtcattaacacatatatatatatatagttccttaggaagtgacacgtgtcagcccttaaggggtgacatgtgtcaagcccttattgggccacacatccacccttagcctccaaggctgccacgtgtccttggtggggcccacccccaagtaggtgggtcacctacttgaccccaagaaggtgggtcaccttttTCTATgtggcacttccctaggctgccacgtggtacctccttttgctgccacgtgttgccTTTTCCTCTCccccgtgggttcataatctcgtcttgtcttaagagccgatgtaatccgcactacgtaagcttggtatattcttaagcaacttaagtatataagactcttaacttaatggattacgtaggtaaatcgagtcctacgactcattacttttCCTCCAATTCTTTtgggattcttatgactccatttccaaccttccttctcacgaggtatcacaatcttctttccttagagttgtttgatagtgtcgtagcttatctggctcgcatgatagtgtctaaaaaacttaagaagatgttccgagctagagagtgcggggtgtaacaatatttAACCTTCAATTATTCAAAATATGTGGTTTTGATCCTTAACGTTAATAAAAGTAAATTATTTAACagaatgattattttaaatatatataaaataaaatagaataaaggGATGGTGTTCTAAAGACCTGAAGAATTATGCGTATaaaatcaaaaattttaatGACTCTTCAggtcattttttaattaaagcattcattttgTCGTGTAGAGCATTtctgtagcgaccccaagtcatttataacttgctGGCACTGTCTGTTCGATCTTCTAGTCATTTGTTTGGGTATTAGACATGCTTTCCtgttttggagattttataacttgaaaagttgacttcgaacATTACTTCAGGTAAACAACCACAGAAAGgaattctgacggttccatcagctacggaatggccaaattaggctagtatcatGGTCGGTACGAGTATCTGTCACAACCTGAACTAGGGCCAAGTCGTGCCACAGCAATCAAGAAGCGAGGGACCCCAGCCAAGCCATCTTAAAATACAtcacatatataaggtaaagaaacatattaaaataagcagaagtaaaagctcaagggaatgggtctaagggatagaatCAATGAACCAATGtccaaatggactacatcataatACCGTCTAAACATGACTCTAGTCTAGCCTTTGATGagggcttaggaaaagctcctatctcacccaaaacaatagaagaaaattaagtaAACCAcgagaataaaagtcatgtccttgatagaatgaggactcaccaactccttgatatctaaagcaactctagccacgaagaggatggtcgtgagtgtcgtccgctcctaaattatgagacaatgtaggcaaaatatgcattagtatatagaaagtactaagtatgtgagatatgcatgaacaagcaAAGGAATGTGAACAATATGCTATACGatacatgaccaatcataatgaacataagtaaggcttaaaacatttgaaaacatatgaaaactcaaagttaatgcatatcataaagttcatcataaaactcataacttaacttcaaattgtgtgggataagacctttaaccgacatctaagatcatgtgagctataacatggaatacaACGGAACCCtaatcgagaagggggaggctaccttatcagggtatactccgtcatggtacacaactcaactcaactatgctatatgtggatccactagctaggccatgaagccAATCCTATGCGggaaacgtagtttgggactttaggttgctactaggattcccttgggtaactaactgcgttactgGACCTAACCCCACCTATAggtcctctcagtgcttagtcaatatcccaacggaaactcataaaaatatgctCGTAACATAAtaaggaaagataataactgcctatcaatctatctttataaaacatattaggattagctcattaactttaaggattcataagaatccataacttcgatgagaattgtacttatcatcatctttaacatgagtgtgtgagaattagacttatcacaccataataactttctttgatcataacttgatatcatcataacttcatcattcaaatcataatctcaactttgaatcatgaaaactttccttgaaaatcattgaactcataatcaactcatgaaaatcatctttgaatcttaaaatcatacttgagatagctttatgcatgggcattcataattcaacttaaaatcatgcaattcatgtaaaaATATGCTTAGAATAATTGTTGATAACAAGtcaaaacaaaatttaaacAGCCCAAAGTAATTCATCAATACTAGGGTTAATACATCATTAAAAATTGAGGCGAACTTGGAGAAAActttaggactccatgggtgaaaggaacctacggatcaatccccacataccttgattgaaattactcaaaattgaagaagaaaccttgaagaaatctaaaTCCCTAGCTTGTAGCTTGGAGAAaaatccttgagagaattgggtccttgccttagagaatttgagAGAGTGATTTAGAATAAGGGGAGATTTGAAtgaattgggtagatataggcttgcacttagccataattgtgtctaggttcattgaaccaaattAGGAAAATGACATAACTACTCTTCATTAAAACTTCAGATTCTGACCTACGAGATaactctacgagtcgtagaaacaTTGATGAGTCGTTAAgatgactcgtcctgcaggtttgAAGAAAACTCTGAAAAATCAAGCCTCTGAAGTTTGcaaatgagtcatttctacaacTTGTCTTCATGatgatgagtcatttctacgactcacCTTTATGATGACGAGTCATCGTTTGGACTCGTCCTGCATGTTCCAAACCCTACAAACTTAAGGGTCTCTGAACTTTTGGAACTAGTcatgtctacgactcataataATTCCTACGAGTCATTCTGTCAAGTCATAGACTCGATCTTGAGGGACTTCTAAAACATGGCCTCTGAAGTTTTGGAATGAGTGGTTCTTATGACTCGTCAACATGATGACCACTCGTCTTGTTGAttcgtagaacctctcctaaGGGTAACACTGTCCAATGCTCAaggggtcactctacgactcatttttacGAGTTATAGAAAGCTCTACGAGTGGTAGAGTGACTCGTAAACATGATTTAGTTCAAAAGTTTTGAGAATTTtcccttggttccaactttccgaCTTGCAGTATAAAGAcaattgatatgagtttagggCTATTTGGCgcttagcctttgaaatttggcctaaggttgactttggtcaacattcttagaaaacgtactcgaatgaaaattccgCCAGTGTGGTTAGTTTTAAAATGCCAAGTTTGGTCTTGAATGACCCTTTGTTCACTTTCTGAGGCTTTCAGTCTAATCCTTAAGGCCCGCTGTGGAAATTGCCTTAAAATGGCACTtgaggtgtgggacccactttttgttaaaatgacctcgtatgagaatttcgAATGCGTCATTAAGtctgaaatattgaatttggtagGGTAACATATATCGTTTACGTGCACTAAattccaaataatttttgagcaccccgtcggagatttGGGAGCTTGCAAAATCAGCTCATGCTGGTGTAGACCACCCTTGGCCTTCATGTTCACGAAGCTTCATGGTCGCGATGGCGACCTCAACTCTGTCAAGCCTTCGTGATCGCAAAGAGTATCCTGCTAATATCTTGCGATCGCTAGCTTTGGGCTCCGCGATCGTGATGAGAAATTCTTGGATCTTTCTAATTAAGACCAGAGATGGGATCAACTCACTTAGAAAATTTAGAAACTCAATTTCTTTCTCGTTTCTtcaccaaatttggtgattcaaagacCAAATCAGCCGAAATTATCGTGCCTACTTAGATCCGTGTTCGAAACTAGTTGGAGACTTATCGTGTGAGGTAAAATTCCAGATAAAGCTATTGTCCTTAGTGAATTTCCTTGcttaaattgtgattttatgtATGTTGGTTATTGGGGATGATTCGAGACTCGAATTGTGTTTCTTGTTGGAACAGAAGTTTGGGGTAGTGTTTAGGACCTTTTCATGgagtcaatttcataatttatgGAGCGGGTCCTACATTCTCATTTTTCACTCCAAAATTAATCTATCtccgaatttgataattttaatgtcaaaacaATCGTATTAACGTTGTgtacctatttttgatagtgtgatAGTGTTCTAAGACCGTATGAAAGGGAAACGTTTCTATTACTTGAGTTAGAGTGAACGTGATCGGCCTACAGATAGGCTATGGTTTTCTCCTCTTTAAACTAAGCATGTTTTGGCATCTGTACattgattttcatgagtttgGATGtgtttgggtgtcgagcatgctaaattcttaGAATTCATGTCTTAGGCTCTATTTTTGGGAAATTCGGGGTACTAACGCATGCTTTTTGTTAATATTGATCATCCGTACCTTGTGACATGTACTGTGTGTTTGGTTTATGTAATTAAAAGCATGTTTGACCTTAGTCTAGGTTTAAACTAGTGTTTGCCATAAGCTTGCGTGATTTTGGAGCCTTAGGCCTTGGAACTTCTCTGACTTCACTTCGGACGGCTTAATtccttgtagactgatatagcagatttgagtctgatagtctgggCCTTAGCTAAGCAGTAACACAGCTTTGGAACCTTATATCCATAATCTCCTACTTTCATCAGCTCCGTATCACTTGGGGTATGTTTTGGAAGTTTATTCGTCGATTCGGGTTAGATGTGGTTCAGAaaggagtgatttattgatggcactcggATTGGGGTACTCCCCATGACATTCGGTTGGCTGTTGATCCTAATTCTAATCGATTTTCCTTTACTCGCGGTTCAAGTCCCCAAATCACTCCACCGAGCACAATTTAAGTCCTTGCCTTGGTTTTATTGCCTCGGTTCAAGTCCCTGACCTTACTTagccatggttcaagtccaccacCGCTTAGCCTtagttcaagtccatagctactattaccttggttcaagtccttgatcTTTTTTGCagtggttcaagtccacgattGTCCAAACCTTGGTTACTTTAAAATCTCGGTTCAAGTCCCTGAACCTCCTATATTTCTTCGCTTCAAGTCCTTAAACTCTCTCATGCTTTGGGTTTAAGCTTCAGTCTTTTAGAATGGTTCGGTTTAAGTCCGCAGAATGTTGTGATACTGTTGGTACTACATCGGGTTTCTTCATCTTGTTTCAATTGTCCTTGtcaggcttatgggagtccatttAGGGTGTTACTTTTAGAATTGTGCTCAAGCATACCcgtcgggtttatgggagccggCGGATTTGGCtagtttctctctctctttgtgtgtgagtacgctcgtgtacataggGGTGGATATGATATGGTATTGTATATACTAAATTACCATACCATACTAaattttttgatattgtggTTTTGGTATTATGGTATTTGGTATGGTATATGGTttacattttatatttttttggtattCGGTATGGTGTTTGTTATTTAGaaataacatatcaaaataCCGAATACCATACCGAATTATATAGTTacacataaataacatatatatatatatatatatatatatatataaataaaatactaacaaatatGCAACCTAGTATTAGTATAAACTAAATGTTTAGAAGATAaaactttgaatactctattttgattgaaatgCATTTTAAATGTAATTGATTAACAAAAGGAGTTGtttgtactttcttttgaatataTGTTTCTACATGTATAATGTTTTAGTATGACACAATTGACACCATGTTTTGAATCGTCGAAGTTATAATACTCTATTATATGAGTATATATTAGTCGAAGTTAACAAACTATGGTTACCGATTTATCATACCGTAAAATGCTGAAACCGAACTTCAAAATACCAATATGGTAATGgtataatagttttaaaaatcGAATATCGAAATTACCACACTGAAGTTTCAAATACCATACCATGCCCACCCCTACGTGTACAtacctattttgatttcttgttcCTCTGTCTGTTTGTGTTTAGTTTCtcacattttagtttacttttgctttccTTGCTAAGTcggtctatgatgcctacttgATATccgttgttttggtactcatattacactctgcatctattttcgtgatgcagaTTTGAGTACTAGCTATTAGTGTTGATCTCGAGTCAGCTACAGTTttgatcggaggcgagggtgagcacacatcGTTCTGGATTTACTAGTCtccctctgtatatatattttgtctgtcttttgctttttgagacactcttatttttgtggtccaattttggaacttgtactcattttgtagtagttctgtacatgtgacttccaagttctgAAGGAatcttttggtttgtatatattttgatttgctTCAGTCCGTTCATTTATGTTcctgttattttattattgtgttAGTTTAacttgttggtcttctacccttacATCATACTACTCGTAGTTCCGAGATATGAGTTGACTTGCCTACTAAGGTCTTAGTAGGCACTATAATGACTCGAggattcggatcgtgacaaaattatattcatatatttaaaaaatatatacaattagaataattattttaaaaatataaattggtcCCATTAGCtctctattttgatttgatcTTGGTTCATTTGCAACTTGATCTTCCttactttttttaataattactaATTAAGGTCAAATATCATTATATTTGTAAAGGTTTAGTTGATGGACGAGCTCCTTAAATTTATCAATGACGTCGTAATAACTTTTAGTGATTAAAAACTTTaacctttatttattaaaaaaatagaatattttaaaaaataatttcattaacTTATAAAGATCAAAATCacattttaaataatgaaaagtTAAATATGCCTAATCAAATAGCAGAAGTAAAATTAGAATTATACAATAATACATAACgatatttttccttctttttataAAGTGTTTCAAATCTTAGAGAAAGTCCTTTTTAGTGGCGACATACCAAATTGAGCTGTTCAAAATCAAATCgaaatcaataattcaaaataaaaaaaagttattgattTATCGATAATAGATTATTGGTTTAGTAGTTTCGGTaacgattttaatttttttaatattgggttatCGACTCTTAACAGTTTTAGATTTTATCTTAATGGATTAACCGATAACTCGATAGTAAATTAAATACTTATATTTGTATCATTTAGTATATAAAATCCTTGACaatttcatacttttatttttgactatcTCAAACTCTGAGTTATTCTACAATGTGATAATATTTGCTTTTGAGCATGCTGCAATCTATCAactcatatatatgaattatttgatttgtcaccttgtttcaaaataatttttaataaaaaaaaatttatactaAATTTTAATGATTAAATCGATAATTAAATTGATAATGatcaataatcaataaatcaagaCTAATAAGTTGAATGAATGAATTTTAAAATCGAAACGAACTAAGCGAGACTCAGCGCCAATACCAAAAATTCTTGGTTTCATCAACTTGTTCTCCTTTTCCTCTCACTCAAAGGCCAGCTAAGTCCACACTCACTTACTCTTCCTTCTCCGGCGAACTTCGCTTCTACTCTTTGTACCCCCCGCCGATCATTTTTTCTGGCGAAGCCCAGTTGTAGGTCCTCTCTATTTCCTTAATTTGCCCTCTTTGTGGATCAAAACTCTAAACTCTTTTAGTGAATTTTTGCGATTTTTTTACTGGGTTGTTAATGCATTTTGTGCCATAAAGTGACCCTGATTCTGACTTGCCAATttcccatttttttctttttctggtTAATAGATGATACCCTTAATGTCTTTCGCTTTCTTTACATTTTTCTGGCGAAAAACCTAAAGATGGATTTCTAGGTTTTGACTTTGTTGAGCAAATGGTTTTTTTAAAGTGTTTTTGTTAATGCCTCCTTGACCCTTGTTCTGCGTTATAAAGTATGTATGTATAGGTTTCTTTTGATAGAAGGGTTTTCACCGCCTCCCTCTTCTCATAAAAAGGTGAGAAATTTACTATTTACTTACACGATTTTACCAAATTTTGGAACTAAATTGGATATGGgttctttttttgattttggATATGTAGAAACTAACTATATCTTGGGGGAGCAAAGGATAATTGCGGAAGATGGTTAATTTAATTTGTGAGGAACACTGATTCAGTTGGTGTTTTAGTGTTCATGGGGATGGGGATGGGGTTGGGATCCTTAAAAATAAGTGGCTAATATCTCATTATTTGTTTTAGATTTAATTGAATTGGTGTATGATAGTGATGATTCATACAATGCCTTGCATTTGGTTTTCATATCCCTTTGAGTCTCATGATTAACAGTTCCCTTGTTGTGTGTTCTGTTCCTAGAGGTAACACTAACCTATCTAGGTTACAAATTTACCTGACTCAGTTGGCCTACTCATCATTTAATACGTGAAAATAAATCTCCGGGAACAAACCTTGATTTATAGAGTATCTATAAGAGGTTCAATTCATCTAGAAATGCTGGTAGTATCTCTTAGTTATGCCCATGATTGGAGCATAAGAAGAAGAGTAGGGAAcgcattttaatttatgtggtgCAGGCCACCACAAATGGTAATTGAGTGTCGTATTTCTAATGCTCATTATGTTTTGTGGTTTGTCTCTTGTcgttttctttctaatttttgTATTACACATTACGTTTTGGGGTTCTAGCTCTCAAAGTGTACCTGCCTTTTCTTGTTCCATCATTTATTTCCCTTGTTTGTCTTCCTGTTTGTTCTTTTTGCTGAATGTTTACTTTTTCAGTTTTGCTAATTGGGAGAGCCTTACTATACTCTCTGCTGTCTATTATTTACAGTTTAATTTATGTTGGCTGGTATCTATGTGTATTGGAAATGATTTAGGtgaattttgaatatatatatataacatgtcaCAAGTgtatattttggatattttttcctatttgtTCTAATTATCAGCCATGCATGTTATGTTGGTGAAACATTGCGCTACCTATGGTTTATTTTTGGCAGTGATTGAATGTTGATTCATGAGTATATGTTTTTATCTCCAGCTAACAGCTTCATCCAAAGATGAGTTCCAGCAAATGGGTTGGGAAGCCTTCTAATTCATCAGAAAAGCAGAAAGCTACTTCTACACCAACGGTTGATGAGATAAATCTAGGTGTTGGGGATATGTGCTTGAACTCTGAACAAAATGATGGATGGGAAGTGTGTGCTAGGAAGCCCAAGAACAAGGGTGGAAGCAGTGCTGGGAAGCAATGGGCTCCGCAGAATCCCAGTCCAAAAGCTTGGGGAAACCAGAATACTAAAGCTTGGGGTCATCCAGATGTTGTTAAGAAATCAGGAACGCGTAACAATGCTGGATCTGGACAGGGTTCTGTAAATAACTGGTCTACACCTAGTGATCCTCAAAAGCTTGCAAGGCCGCATCTGTATGATGGAGGTTTCCCATCACTTGCTGCAGTTCCTCCAGCTCTGAAGAATGGTTGGGATTGGTCTGCTAGAGTTGCCTCAGCTCCTCCCAAGGATAATTCCCCGGTTGCTGATGATGATAAGGCCAGTGAACATGATGCTGAGGATAATGAATTGGATTTTCTTGATGAAAGTGATGATGACCTTCAGAGTGATGACTTTGATTCAGATGTGGCTGAAATGAGTTATGAGATGCGCAAGAAAAATCGTTGGTTCAAACAACTTTTTGAATCTCTTGACAGTTTGACTGTTACTGAGATTAATGATCCTGAACGACAATGGCACTGCCCTGCATGCAAAGGTGGTCCAGGCGCAATTGAATGGTTTACAGGGTTGCAATCATTGATGACCCATGCAAAAACGAAAGGATTAAGGGTTAAAATACACAGAGAACttgctgaaattttggaggAAGAGCTGCGTCAGAGAGGTACTTCTGTTGTACCGCCAGGTGAAGTGTATGGAAGATGGGATGCCATAGAATTTAAAGATAAAGAAATAGTGTGGCCACCAATGGTTATTATCATGAACACGAGGCTTgataaagatgaaaatgacaAGGTAGAGTGATTATTTGTCTTCTGTTTGTTTGGTATACTTCTATTTACCACTTTATTGGATGGATGTCTAATACCTCTTTCCCCCCATGTCTAATACCTCTCTCCCTCTCTTTCTCTATCTCTGAGCTGCGCTTCTCAGTGGATTGGAATGGGAAATCAGGAGCTGCTTGAGTGTTTTAGCTCTTATGCTGCTATCAAGGCTCGACATTCATACGGTCCACAAGGCCATCGTGGCATGAGTTTGTTGATTTTTGAGGCCTCTGCAGTGGGATACATTGAGGCTGATCGTCTCAGTGAGCATTTTTCTGAAAATGGAAGAGATAGAGATGCGTGGGAACGTTGTCCAGTTCGCTTTTATCCTGGGGGGAAACGTCTGCTTTATGGTTACATGGCAGATAAAAGAGACATAGATAACTTTAACCAGCATTCAACTGGTATTTGTGATTATTTTCTCTCTGAACAAATTGTTGTACTTCAGAGAAACACTTATCTTTCCTGTATTTAACAAATATGTCGATTGAAGGTTGATTTCATGTATGAATTGTAGGGAAAT
This Solanum dulcamara chromosome 1, daSolDulc1.2, whole genome shotgun sequence DNA region includes the following protein-coding sequences:
- the LOC129903597 gene encoding protein SUPPRESSOR OF GENE SILENCING 3 encodes the protein MSSSKWVGKPSNSSEKQKATSTPTVDEINLGVGDMCLNSEQNDGWEVCARKPKNKGGSSAGKQWAPQNPSPKAWGNQNTKAWGHPDVVKKSGTRNNAGSGQGSVNNWSTPSDPQKLARPHLYDGGFPSLAAVPPALKNGWDWSARVASAPPKDNSPVADDDKASEHDAEDNELDFLDESDDDLQSDDFDSDVAEMSYEMRKKNRWFKQLFESLDSLTVTEINDPERQWHCPACKGGPGAIEWFTGLQSLMTHAKTKGLRVKIHRELAEILEEELRQRGTSVVPPGEVYGRWDAIEFKDKEIVWPPMVIIMNTRLDKDENDKWIGMGNQELLECFSSYAAIKARHSYGPQGHRGMSLLIFEASAVGYIEADRLSEHFSENGRDRDAWERCPVRFYPGGKRLLYGYMADKRDIDNFNQHSTGKSRLKFEMRSYRETVWNPAKQMREDNQQLIWFKNKAAKHQMQAKALEESLSLVSEKHRQTLEENKIVRLKTKMHHEHIKEEMEYQEQFFKDQIKKIRDARTAEEDKFEKIQQEQREMVKQSNANTSSVEDHRVRAEKVAKFIKLQDKEMEEFVEERENLIRTHDDTIAELRRKYWEEEVELERKFDLELAKLMEKYSPKQSDQANSSGTM